The genomic segment GGCCACGTTGAAGGAGGTGACCCTGCCGACGCCCGTGTGTATTGAGCATTTGCTGGCGCCCTCTCGCTAACTGAATTATTCCCTCCGCAGGAAGTGTGTAAGCTCCTGATCAGCGTGAGTGCGCAGCTTCACGCTCTTCAGGTCAGtggtcgtcgtcatcgtcattgATTGGCCCGAGCTTCCTTTCTGTTGACTCGTTGACTCCGCCCCCCTCAGGCCGCCGTCATTCGCCAGGACTCGGTGGTGGAGGTGTTTGCCAAAAGCGGCCCCGCCCCCGGTCCCACCTCCGGACCCCGCCTCAGCCGCTCCGTGTCGCGGGACACGGGTTTGGACGGCGGCAACGGCGAGGTGGGGCTGCTGAAACGGCAAGTGGAGCTCCTGCAGGACGAAGTGAAGCGGCTGCGGGCTCGAGAGGAGGAGCCTGGCAGACAGGAGGTGCAGCTTGCcggcaggaggaggagcaaCGGAGACCTGAGCGACGTCATCAAGGGAGACTCGGTAGGGAACTGGACCCGGTCTTTGAGTGACGCCGCTCAGCCGCCCGCATTTCATGAAGGAGCGCCGTTTGAATTGCAATGAGGCAGATGTAACGCCATAtcaaacataagataagaaaacctttattagtctcgcaatggagaaattcccaattcacagcagcaaagttatgaaaggaagaagtagaacaacaaaatataggagctgctggaaaggcagccactctggcagcgccattttgaagtcaaaataacaaaaataacacaacacataggacacagacacattctgcatacattttgttgtctgaagcagttatagataaaagaggagaggatcaaagtgtcctttcaccagtggatcagagacgtcatgctgaaaatgtgcacatgtcagctacaagctaagttttgaaagcaaacacgaagctgtagcgtccattgacgaaaagagattagtataCTTCTCCCGTCCcgcgtaatccgcttcaaactccaagccgcgactcccagttccaaaaccgcatcggcgctccgcgctagctcctttcttctcatcgtcggcttctcaagccttacatccatccagccgcagaccgttcaacagcaccgatctctccgctgaacaaagcggggctgtgaaaaatgctgcaagacacaagcgcaaaaacatgaacttttgcaacaaaaatataCCGAGCCGCATCCAGCCGTTCCCAAACTGTATAcccgtatacagtatatatggcttgagactcattcattcattcatcttccgagccgcttgatcctcactagggtcgcggggggtgctggagcctatcccagccgtctttgggcaggaggcggtggacaccctgaatcggttgccagccaatcgcagggcacacagaaacgaacaaccattcgcactcacactcacacctagggacaatttagagtgttcaatcagcctgccacgcatgtttttagaatgtgggaggaaaccggagcacccggagaaaacccacgcaggcccggggagaacatgcaaactccacacagggaggccggagccggaatcaaacccggtacctctgcactgtgaagccgacgtgctaaccactggcttgAGACTCCTAACTAACTATTTAGGATCAGATATGCATCTGTGGCCAAAGCTTGTAGTCGGTGACAGTCATTGAAATGCACGAGCGCAGTCATAGCCAAAGTCTCAACTTGTAACTCTCGCCTGTTTCCTCATTTCTTTGGCATGATGACATGGCTGCAGCGGCTGGGGCAATCCGGTTCTGCCTTGACAAAAAATCGCTTCCCGATAAGAACACACGGGCTGCTGTTTCCTCTCTTCCAGTTAGTCGGTATGCGAGTCAGGGTTGATGGCCAGGTGTGCTGAAATCTGTTGCCGTTTGTCCAGTTCAGTGGCTCTCAGTCATGTTATTGACGTTAGCGTGAGAAAATCCGGGCTCAGACAATACATCCGAGCGCTAGGTTGCGTGATGTCTTTTGTCCTTCATGGTCCAGGTGAGACAATTGTAAACAGATTGTCATGCAAGGCCGACCTGGTTGCAGACAGCAGAGTAAACTcaaatcaaatactgtacacatactgtacatagacaGCAAACGGTGTAATACATAATACTTGACACGACACCCTAAAATCAGGCGctgctttgaaaacaaagagatgAAAGAACAAAGCTGGAATGGAGAGTGCAAGTTGTGGTATGCACGGTGAGCAGTGAGCCAAGACAGTAGCAAATGACAAATTGAACAGCAGAACCGTTGAGACGCATAATATAGCCGGGGTGCTTTCATTGTGCGATTTATTCTTGTGCTATGAATACTAACCCGAACCTGTTGACTTGTAAACTTTGCATATTTTGAAAAGATCATCATTTTTCCTCCTGCGTCGGGAGAAGTCACCCTGAGGATGGATAAGCTAATGTAGTACATTTGTCTTACGCAACTGTTGCACGGCTCATACAAATCAGGAGATAtcctcaaggaaaaaaaaaatatacatattgtgTCCGAGCAAACTTCGTGGTGCGCCATCACAATTTGATTCTGATCCAAAGGTATGCGCGTGTgttcctaatgaagtggcctctCGACGTTTACCTTCAGATTTCCTGCACCCTTGCTTACGTAACTTCTTTCTGCTTTGCACTTTGACCAGTCGAGGAAGAGGCGGGGAAGTAGAGAGCTGGATCTCCACCCCCTCGCTCCATTGGCCACTCACGATCCGCTAGACCAATTAGACGGCGTTCAGGAAGCcaacgaggaggaggaagaccaaCAAGTTGTGAAGATTTCTCCTCGCTCCGACAGCCCAAGAGGTCAGTAGCCCAGTACAAAGTGCAAAGGGCACATACAGTATCGAGGAAACACGGTGGACCGGTGGTTAGAATGCATGCCTTGCCGTCAAGGGGTCTCTGGTTGTACAAGATGAAAATGCACAATTTTTATCCGATTTTCGTCATGTACATGTGTACCGTGGATTTCTAGTCCTGGGATTGACTCCCACTTGTCTTTGGTCAGtaagtggggtacaccctgaactggttgcaagccaatcacacctagggacaatttggggcaggggtccccaaccatgGGTCCACGGACCAATACCGGCCGGCCCTCCAAATGAATGAAGCTATTTCGACAACAGAAGATGTTTCCCCCTTGCCGTATCTCCAGAGCCATGTGGAGGAAGAAGCtgttgtcaagtcaagagtatttatagagcactttcaaacagccatcgctgcatacaaagtgctgtacatggagcaatttaacatgcacaataaacagtaagacaaatcgataataaaaggcggtagaaagcaccaaacagtaaaatcaagaacaaatctaagtcatgctgatgCCTGTTGactcatttgaacaagtagcaaGCGATCacgtggaaagcatgaaaatgcaaaCGGTTTCCGCAGCCTGCCCCGATAAACATGAGCGGTTTGGTTGCTAATAACTAGCCGACAGCCACCGGATAAAAGCCATTTTTTCATCAGTCACATTTGAacgtgggcagcccggtagtccagtggttagcacgtcggcttcacagtgcagaggtaccgggttcgaatccagctccggcctccctgtgtggagtttgcatgttctccccgggcctgcgtgggttttctccgggtgctccggtttcctcccacattccaaaaatatgcatggcaggctgattgaacactctaaattgtccctaggtgtgagtgtgagtgcgaatggttgttcgtctctgtgtgccctgtgattggctggcaaccgattcagggtgtcccccgcctactgcccggagacagctgggataggatccagcaccccccgcgaccctagtgaggatcaagcggctcggaagatgaacatTTGAacgtagcaatgatgctaacgcgACATGTAGGATCAGAATTTTAAGATGAATATGTTTACATTGTAAGGAGTTTTGAGGATTCCTAATTGATCCATTTCTTAGTagttcacttttattttattttacattagtTCTACAGTCGAATAACACAGTTTTTTTCAAACtgtaaatttgaatgatttgaaaaaaaatcaattttaataaaatgtttaattattttataaTCATCTTTGTTGTCAGTACTAGTGCTTTAAAACTgccaatttaaaagcaatgaaaaaaaaaatggttgctggTTGTCTGCAAACAgcatgtacttgtctcaactggtccgtgacacatacagtgccctccataagtattggcacccctggttgagatgtgttttttagcttccaattattttattttttttctaaataatatgggaccttaatggaaaaaaagagaaaaatccaaccttcaatacaagtgcatttattcagtggggaaaaaatcccacataaagaaataattatttgacatcaaataatgtgtgtcacaattattagcacccctggtgttaatattttgtacaacccccttttgccaacaaaacagcacctaatcttctcctataatgtttcacaagatgggaaaagacagaaagagggatcttcagccattcctctttgcagaatctctctaaatcatccagagacctgggtcctctcctctgtactctcctcttcagctcaccccacaggttctcaatggggttgaggtcaggggactgagatggccatgggaggagcttgattttgtgtctggtgaaccatttctgtgtagatttggccatatgtttagggtcattgtcttgctgaaagacccagtgacgacccagcttcagctttcgggcagagggcaacagattttgatttaaaatgtcctggtatttcaaagcattcatgatgccatgcaccctaacaaggttcccagggcctttggaagcgaaacagccccacagcatcactgacccacccccatacttcacagtgggtatgaggtgcttttcagcatgcgcatctttcgtggtacgccagacccacttagagtgtttgttgccaaaaagctcaatcttggtctcatctgaccaaagcacacggtcccagttgaagccccaataccgcttggcgaactccagacgcttgcgtttatgattgtgagtgaggaaaggttttctccgtgcatgcctcccaaacagcttgttggcgtgtagacagcgcctgatggttgatttggagactttgtgaccccaggatgctaccatttgttgtaattctgtaacagtgagctttggagatcttttgatttctcttaccatcctcctcactgtgcgtggtggcaaaataaacttggctcctcgtccaggcttgtttaccactgttccagttgttttgaacttcttaattattcctctcacagtggatatgggcagctgcagttgagtggcaatcttcttgtagcctctgcctgacctgtgaaggtcgacgcacatctgcctcacttgtatgctgtgttcctttgtctttcccatgtttaagagtggataagagaaatggcctcggtgtcacgtcatatttataccccagggagacaggaagtgatgaattactaattaaatgttcctacatactctggtaaactttgtaaactactgtagaaatgacagaaatgcttcaattatgtttatttcctgggaattgttaagggtgccaataattgtggaacaggtgatttgatgtcaaataattatttctttatgtgggattttttccccactgaataaatgcacttgtattgaaggttggatttttctctttttttccattaaggtcccatattatttagaaaaaaaataaaataattggaagctaaaaaacacatctcaaccaggggtgccaataattatggagggcactgtaaaAGGTTGGAGTCCGCTGAGTTAGTGTTCATCAATcccaattcatgtttttggaatgtgggaggaaaccggagtacccggagaaaacctacataGGCACAGAGAGAATATGCAAATTCCGCACAGGAAGGTTGGATTCAAACCCtggacttctgcactgtgaggcgggcgtGCTAACCGATTatccggcgtgctaaccagtcatccactACTATTTATCCTGCTcatatgaaaataaatgcacCGATATTctccaacattttttattttatcatttaataTTGgctgccctgtaattggctggcaaccggttcagggtgtccccgcttACTGcatgatgacagctgggataggatccagcaccctcagtgtcccttgtgaggataaagcggatccgaaaatgggtggatgaatgATACTTTAATTTTTTCATATCATCTGGCTGAGTGATTGTTTGCtggatgttgttgtttatggcTAACAATGACCTCTGACCTTTCAGACCTGCAGGACATCCCAGAGGAGAGCGAGTGTGGAGCTGAACCCAGTTAATGTTTCACCATGAGGTCACCGTGAAAAGGAGAGAGTCAGCACGTAAAGACGCATTTCCTGCTCCATAAAGACTTTTCCCAATAATGCTGTCTAACTTGAAACAAGAATCATAGGAGTGGGTGGGGCTAGCGATGTGTGCAAAGGTCACTAAAAGACTTGACTACACTACCCACAATGCCTTTggccatcgtcatcatcatgactatttatttatttttcttcgtgTTTTTTGAAGAGACTGAAACACTCCATCCATTTTACAGtggctgatgaaaaaaaaacaaagagggaAGCTGTTAGCATGGTAGCTAGTAGGTGTCTTCTTCAAAATGAAGGTCAgatatttgtgacattttgaggcACTTCATTTCCTGTGTGTCAAGGGACCTCTTGGCTGCTCTTGCTTAGTTcatgtcaaacttgtttttgttctcaggagaactttttgttgttgttgtttttttttatacaaacgTCTAAAGAACATACATTATTTGTGCTCTTTCGAAATCAACTAAGCTAGCCAATACTGTTGCATGCCCCCTTATTCATGAATACATTAGGCAGTGTTTATGAAATACAAACTATGACAATAAAGGAATATACTAGGCCGTTAtatgattttaaaattatttcaaaaagtTGGCGAGAGTTGTCCACTACGTCACTTCCTGCTCGCAACAACGCGGAAAAAGGCGGAGATCAAGCTGGGAGTTGGTTCAATACGGAAGCCGAGCCGAGCCGAACCAAAAGCAACACCACGGCCAGAATCTACGCCAAAACTGAGAAACGATCGAACTGCTGACGTTCTCGCTGGAGACTCAATAGGAAGGGGCGACAAGAAGCTGTCGTTCTTCGTCATTCACAATCCCCCTGGTAGCTGCTATTGGCTAGTTAGCCTGCTACTTGCTAACGTTTGAGGACTCGTCCAGGTAACTAATGTcgtgtctctcacacacacatactcttaCACACTTGTTGGATGCTAACTGGCTAACAGGCTAATGCGGCCGTGAGAGCGGTGGTCCTCTTTTAGTTTCACGGGCGAACTAACGTGATGCCACAGAGCTAAACTTTATTGGCGGACACCGTTTGTTGCAAAGTTTGCCTCTTTCTACTACAAATGAGAGATTATTGAGCACAGTGAACGCGCCATGACACGTTCGTGTTGTGACGTCACAAGACTGAGCGTAAGCGACACGCCTGGACCCGCCCGAACCTGCTCCGCGGCACCTTGGTTTCAGCGCGAATATTTGTGATTCTCCTTCAATAAGCCGCCTCTTTGATTCGTGCGCCTTATTGTGAAATTGATGAACTTCTCGTCGTGTACCTTTCTCGCTGTCATTGACCGAGATGCTCCTCCCCCTCCGACACCTGTATGACCCTTAAAGAAACTTCCTACTACTTCCTAGAACAAAACGAACATGAGCGGCGTGAGCAGCATTGAGGCCGTTAAGAAGAAGATCAAAGTTCTTCAAGCACAAGCGGAAGAAGCTGAAGAACGTGCAGAGGTGCTGCAAAGACAACTGGAAGAGGAGAAAAGGGCTCGTGATGAGGTtaatgcacgcacacactcatggAACCGTGTGACCTTGACTGTCGCATTGAGCTAATTGGCCGTCATATGTTCCGCAGGCAGAGGCGGAAGTGGCATCGCTCACTCGTCGTCTTCAAATGACAGAGGACAACCTGGACCAGACACATGAGCAGCTCACTTCCGCCATTGGAAAGCTGGACAAGCTGGAGAAGGTGGCTGATGAGAGTGAGAGGTAAGCCTGCATGTAAGTGATGCtgctgatgataatgatgatgatgacgacgacgatgatgataacGTTTTCAGAGGGATTCGTGTGATTGAGACACGAGCCATGAAGGATGAGGAAAAGATGGAACTTCTGACCGTTGAGCTGAAGCAAGCTCAAATCATTGCTGAGGAGGCTGACCGCAAATATGAGGAAGTATGTACACaacgcacacacgcaccacAGCTGCACACTTATGGCCAAAATAATAATCGCAATAAATTTGACCAACACTATAATCTCaagttttaaataaaaatgattagtacttttcaacaaacaatatgTAAACGGTTTCaatgcaaaatgaataaaatactagttttttaaatgataataaTCAAAAGAATCACATTTAACCAATAATGAAAGTTTTGTTCCAATGGCTGACTGAATAAATGTGCTCTTACCTTGTTGAACTTGACAGAATGCTAAACAAGTCCAGACAACAGCTGTTTACCCTTTTCGAGGCACTCACTCCAGTTTTTTGCTGCACTTCCCTTCTCCGGCCATGACTTGGTTGGGTGTGCTCGCTGGCACTTAAAGAAGCTTTCACCGTGTGCCTTTCGGCCACTGGTTGGTTGGCTGACTACCGCTTGATGAGAAACTTATCAGAACTCACgttcgattattattattttttttaatcgccaaTGATCAGGTTATTTTAATCGTGGTGGGCTTAATATCTCACAATAGATTCCTTGCATGACACGTGACAGTCATCCATTGATGGCATTCAGTTAGACCTGTGCGATATAACAATGTGTATTGcagatatatataaatatacagtacatatgtacatatatcTATGCTATAACGTCATCCTCTATGGAGAGAATCCTGTCATTTCCTTTCCTCCGCTTCGTAACATTTGGGCTAGCTCAATGTTAGGGCTACGTGAACGTTAGCCAAAGCACACCGTGTGTATGTGGGCTCAAGACTGCCACCAAATATGTCGCTTATGCGATGTCACAGTAAATCTGTGCGTGCTAGCTTCCAGACAGTGCTGTCCCAAACTCAGAAATGGTATCAGACGTCAATCACAATGTGCTTCCTTTTTCGATCCTCGGGCGTCCGGCAGTGCTGCTGTGAAAGGCATCATCGTGTCAAGTATTTTTGCTAGTACGGGCCTGAAATTTCGGACTCTTCTGCTAACAGCAGTTAGCCGGTTAGCTGCTTGTAGCTGTAGTGCTTGGTGTTAACGCGAGACTTAAACAGGACACACACTCGTCAGCCGCGGTGCCTGCGTCACACAGGTATTGTATTatccaaatattcattcattcattcattcatcttccgagccgcttgatcctcactagggtcgcggggggtgctggagcctatccaagttgtcttcgggcagtaggcgggggacaccctgaatcggttgccagccaatcgcagggcacacagagacgaacaaccattcgcactcacactcacacctagggacaattttagagtgttcaatcagcctgccacgcatgtttttggaatgtgggaggaaaccggagcacccggagaaaacccacgcagacccggggagaacatgcaaactccacacagggaggccggagctggaatcgaacccggtacctctgcactgtgaagccgacgtgctaaccactggactaccgggctgcctattatccaaataaatgaccaaaaaaaaactagattACAAAACAAGTAAGAAAGGGAAACCTTGGTA from the Hippocampus zosterae strain Florida chromosome 5, ASM2543408v3, whole genome shotgun sequence genome contains:
- the LOC127600841 gene encoding tropomyosin alpha-4 chain-like, coding for MSGVSSIEAVKKKIKVLQAQAEEAEERAEVLQRQLEEEKRARDEAEAEVASLTRRLQMTEDNLDQTHEQLTSAIGKLDKLEKVADESERGIRVIETRAMKDEEKMELLTVELKQAQIIAEEADRKYEEVARKLVMGEQELERVEARAELAESKSRMLEEELKSLSASSKSFECQAEKFSVQEERAELEITSLRSKLMEAENRADAAERTVAKLERTVEEIEDSLAAAQSANVELHATLNQTMEELNAC